The nucleotide sequence AGGTTGTAGCTCCAGACGCCAGGATAAACCTGTTGGAACACAACACCTCCCTCCACTTCAACTCCCTGCTGCCCTCTGATGGTGGCTTCTATCAGTGCGAGGTGACCATGGCAAACATGGCTGAAAGCAAGGTCATAAGCTTGGGCTACCTGCTAAACTGTGAGTATAAGATGTAACGCCTACGCTTCATTTGAGAGAATCAGTGAATATGGGTGATCCTGTCCAATTTTCCTTCAACAAAATGTACAGGCAAAGCTATTTCGCTGACATTTTCTTCCTTTGCTGACTGACAGTTGATCATTGGAGTGTTAGTATCAGTGGCCCTGACACAGTGTTTCCTGGGAGGGAATACACCTTTACCTGCCAGGTGAACTGCACTGTCGACCTGGACTGCTCCATCCGCTGGCCATTGAGGGGGGGTATCCTTACTAGCGCCTACTTCTCCGTGAGGAAGAATATCCTGAAATGGATCCCGTCGGTACCTGGTACGGTCCAGAACTTCACCTGTGTGGTGGAGAACACAGCAGCTGGACGCTCTGCAGAGGCCTCCAAGACAGTGAAGGTCACAGGTAGTCACTCCCGTTTTAATGTTTGATCAAATTAAGCTTCACTGCAGAATCAATTCTTGCAATGGCAGTTTTGTGATTGTTTGAGGGTTCTTTAGATCGTAAAGAAATGACTCTTTAGACAAACCCAGGATGGAGACTGATTACTCTTTGGCAGATTTAATGGTGAACTGACCACATTCATTCAGCCATGCATAAAGGTAGATAGTAATTGATTATCACAATTCCAACGAACTGATTCACCATACTGTAAAACTACACTACACTTCGCCTTATATAATAATATCTCTCATTAAATATTCCTACACTATTATCACCAAGTTATCTTGATACAAAATGTATTAACTCATGCTTAAACCCAGTTGTAGGTACTGttaaaacaaaatatttaaatcGAAATGCTTTGTTTTTTAACCTAGCTAGAATACCTGCGTACTACATGGTAAAATACTCATCTCCAAAATCCCAGACTGAAGTCATGTTATTGTTCCCTCATGCAGGACCCACAGTATCAGGATCTGAAACAGTGAGGCTGAGTGGAGTTTTAGGACTGGTCCTCTGTATGGGACTGCTGTTCCTCCTGGATCCCTAGGAGGGGCCCTATAAGACTACAGACGatgggaaggacagaggagaacaTTGAATGAGTTCAGGTTCAACTTCAGAACGAATAATAAAACGGGAACCAACGTTTTGAAACTCTTAATCCTGTCCAATAAGAATGCTCATTTCTCAGAGTAAGAATATAAGGATATAAGAATGTTTCCTCTGTTGTGGGATAATGATAGTTGAGTCATTGGAAGTTTCCAGTGAATTATGTTTATCATCCACATGCAGTGGGTAACGATGAGAAAATAACAAAACGTACATATTGATGTTATATATGTAATATTTTCTTATTTGCAATACGTACTGTATTATTATGatctttgttgttgttgagatgaTAAAATAAACTCCCAAATGAGTGTGGTAATAGATAGCTGTCTCTGTATGGAGTTGTTAACTTTGGTCTTTGATTGACGTAGCCAGCATACCTCCAGATCCACTGCTAGACATACCAGCAGAGTACACTGTACTGTCCctcccatttacattacatttacatttaagtcatttagcagacgctcttatccagagcgacttacaaattggtgcattcaccttatgacatccagtgggacagtcacttaacaatagtgcatctaaaacttagggggggtggggtgagagggattacttaacctatcctaggtattccttaaagaggtggggtttcaggtgtctccggaaggtggtgattgactccgctgtcctggcgtcgtgagggagtttgttccaccattggggggccagggcagcgaacagttttgactgggctgagcgggagctgtacttcctcagtggtagggaggcagagaggtaggtagggagcAGAGACAACCCTGCTGTCTCCAAGGAAAAGTCCTATGAAAAGCTgctgtgttatgctggtgaatgaggacccaaaagtgacttaacgaaaacagagtctttattccagtatatgacaaaagtaataatcctggatatatcaaggagaaaacaaaacaggaaaaacttaaatccactcgtagtagcgaggactgactggagactcgaccatagactgcaggttgcttcgggaaggcaccgaccgtagcagactaagacacctgctcacacgcagcatctgaagaagacaaaacacgacagggcgagacaaggacacagaacagcgaatatcatacaaggatccgacaaggacagaagcggaaaacaaggggagaaataggggctctaatcagagggcaaaataggggacaggtgtgaaaagagtaaatgagtgagttaggagaatgaggaacagctgggagcaggaacggaacgatagagagagagagagagagaggagggggagagagagggatagaaagagggaacgaacctaataagaccagcagggggaaactaacagaagggaaagcacaaggacaagacaataaccaaagacaaaacatgacatgctgTTATAATCAaattttatatagcccttcgtacatcagctgatatctcaaagtgctgtacagaaacccagcctaaaaccccaaacagcaagcaatgcaggtgtagaagcacgcaTTAtaatagaagcacggtggctaggaaaaactccctagaatgaccaaaacctaggaagaaacctagagaggaaccaggctatgtggggtggccagtcctcttctggctgtgccgggtggagattataacagaacatggccaagatgttcaaatgttcataaatgaccagcatggttcaataataaggcagaacagttgaaactggagcagcagcacggccaggtggactggggacagcaaggagtcatcatgtcaggtagtcctgaggcatggtcctagggctcaggtcctccgagagagagaaagaaagagagaaagagagaattagagagagcacacttaaattcccacaggacaccgaataggacaggacaagtactccagatataacaaactgacccaagccccccgacacataaactactgcagcataaatactgggggCCAACCCCCCCCCTTGGGTCACACTATCTTCACACCATAACAACACTTGTTTATGTGAGATGGGTATTATGAGACTAGCCTGACCTACATACACAGAAGTCGTTTCATAACATGATAGTATACTGTAGGCTGTCAGTGTGTAGGCTTATATAGCTAATGTAGCCTACTTATTGCAAAGGCTAACCTGATGTACAAGTTGTACAACTCTTTACGTCAGTCCTAGCACCATGTCCAACGCAATCGCACACATTCAAATGTTTTTGTTGGCAAATCCATTTCTGTGTGATAAGGTAATGTCAATCTCAGGCCATGTTTGCCTACCCTGTTTGGTCAGGACATAATATGGTGAAATTCAACAATGGACACCATTTGTCATGGACCCAGAATACCACAAACTAGATATTGAAGCTAACCTCAAACTTGGAAATGGCACATGAGGAGGAGTTAATTTATCATTACAACTGGCACAATGCCATTGGTTATTTATCATTTACAGCGTAACTATACTGGGTGCATCATACTCAAGCATCTGTTTTGATACACTCCTTTATTTATGACCACATCATTTGCATTCTATTGTAAGTGAAAGCATTATTCAAACAGTATCTGGTAGTTAGTGCACCTATccctaaccatgaccctaaccctaacactagcttcatgtccacaccccagcttaaccctaaccctaagcaCCTGTGTTCCACCATAGTCACCCATTAGGGACTTCTATCAGGGAGTAACGtaagtgcagtaatgttttgattccaaaacatacggtgattttgcagaaatactcataataagcattgataaaagatgcaagtgttattcacagaattaacgatagacttctccttaatgcaaccgctgtgtcagatttttaaaaaactacggaaaaagcataatctgagaatgccgctcagaacccaaaacagccagaggaatatccgtcattttggagtcaacaaagttagaaacaacaccataaatattcacttacctttgatgatcttcatcagaaggcactcccaggaatcccaggtcgaAAATATATGACTGATTTGGCAGAGACCAAGGCTCTTTGCCAGTCTtctgactcaaagaggtctcatgagcccctactttatagtagaatccttattcaagtttctaaagacgattgacatctagtggaagccgtaggaagtgcaactttatccatatctcaatgtgtattcggtaggccaagctttgaaaaactacaaacctcaatgtgccacttcctggttggatttttctcaggttttcgcctgccatatgagttctgttatactcacagacatcatacaaaaagttttagaaacttcagagtgttttctatcaaatactaataataatatgcatatattagcatctgggacagagtagggggcagttcactctgggcacgctattcatccaaaagtgaaaatgctgccccttaTCCCAAAAAGGATAAcatagactgactaggtgaatacaggtgaaagctatggttccttattgatgtaacttgctatatccacttcaatcagtgtagatgaagggggtgGCAGGTTAAAggatgatttttaagccttgagacaattaagtcatggattgtgtatgtgtgccattcagagggtgaatgagcaagagaAAATATTTAAATGCCGGGGTACAGGGACACCTActaacggggtatggtagtaggtgccagactcATCGGtatgagtgtgtcaagaactgcaacgctgctgggtttttcgtgctcaacagtttcctgtgtgtatcaagaatagtacACACCTAAAGGACATCATGCCAActttacacaactgtgggaagcattggagtcaacattggcctgtggaatgctttcaacaccttgtagagtccattccccgaCGATTTGAGACTGTTATGAGGGCAAGACGGGGTgctactcaatattaggaaggatTGATTATGATTTCCATGGGACAAATTCACTGTAACCTCCCTCTTCTACATGTGTTGAGTAGACAGGGTAGACAGGGAAGATGTACGAAGGCAGGGGATGCTTATGGGGGGAAcacaggaggaggaagtgtgCGACATTAAAAAGGGCACTTACACCACCAAAAGGAATGTACACTAATATCAGACATGGGAACTGTTCTGATGTTGTGTAAATATATAACATGAAATACAATACTTGTTATATGAGCAGGCAGAACATTCAGGCTCGGAATAGAGATTAGTACAATATCCCACTGTTCAATTCAGCTCTCATGTTTTGATGGTGTTATGATGGGGTGCTTGTTCTCTCCCTCAGGGCTTTATGTTGGTTAATATGACCTCTTACCCTCAACCTGAGAGCTTTGTAATACAGCATGTGGGTACATATGATGGTTTCATAGAATAGCTGAGTGTCTTTCGCATGACCAGTTTGTTCCTGCTCCCACAATTCTACAGGTGTTGACCTGGGAGAAGTGAAAGACATGTGTTTTGCCTTGTtacacaaacactgccaggaatAACAGAGGGAGATTTCTCAATATTTGTGAAAGTTGTGAAATGGGGATGTAAATTATGTACTGTATGATGTTACAATATCAcagacacaatatatatatatatatattttttatctaggcaagtcagttaagaacaagttcttcaatgacggcctaggcacccctagatttgtaccttgtcagctcggggattcgatcttgtaacctttcagttaccagtccaacgctcttacctctaggctacctgcgaCCCCAATATGATACttgatgtacagtatgtaccattCTATTCTGTACTTGCTGACTACATTATAAACATTTAACACATTTTGTTGTCATGGTGTTTTGCAAAGAGACTTTAGCTCTGTTCCAAACCAGTAAAACTGTAGTCAGAAAATATAGACTTAAACTACACACAATTAAATACTATAGAAGTAAtactatttatatatatttttatgtctAATTGATCGGTGAAAATATTTGTAATGATTCTTTACTACAATGCCATTGCCACAATAAGGCTACACACTCTGTAAAAgtgtgaaagagacagacaggagggatgaAAGGGGATAGGTGACTCGGAGATCACACACATTCTCTGTCACCATTGTCAATCAGATTACCCTAATTGGTCATTCACACAATACCATCAAGGAAAATGTTTTTAGAAAGAAAACTACAAAATGTGGGACCGCTTTTGTAGTTTGACAAGAATGAGTACTATATGATGGACACTGGCATAAAAATATACATTACCTTGTTTCCTGAGGTATTTGGGTAGGGGGCTGGACCCCAAAATACTAATATAAAAGAGTAGGAACACTCATAAACCACCTAAACACAATGTGGGAGACAAGAGGAAGAGTCCCACATGTTCTTCTACTGGCTTTGATACAAGGTAACATGTCTTATTTTGCAATAATACAAGTAACTCAGGGAGTTAAGTTTCAGTTTAATTTACTGCAAAGAAGATGGATAAAGATGGAGACATTTACAGTAAAATGGGAATTTAGAAATCACAACTTGTTCTAAAGTGGATACAGTTTTATACTAGATAGTTTGTGAAAACTTTTTTTGATTGACTACCTGTTTATTGTAtttgtattatattattaccaaATAAATTACAAAGTTGTATTTACAAATGTCCCCAAAATATTGCATGACCTCAAGTTCATATTTGACTGTGATAATATGACTTCAAAATTACTATAAACTGTGAATTAAGCTCACGTCTGATTAGCTGGAAGAGGAACAAAAGTGGGTTCACCCTGTTGTGTTCCAGGACCAGGATTGTTGACCACTGCATGCTAAAGACCCATCTTTCCACTCTTCTCCAGGTGTGCTGAGCTTCAGCTTCCGGTCACTCAGCTGCAAAGCGGCAGATGGACTGTGGGGGACCCTCAGATCCTGACCTGGTCGGGGCCCAGCAGGCCATGTTCCCAAGCCACAATGGCAGGGCATCGGTGGACGTCAGCATGGGGACTCTGACCCTGACCTCCATCACGGTGATCTACTCAGGGGTCTATGTGGTCCAGAGCACCAGCCCTCAGCTCACAGCCACCCCAACCCTCACTGTGATAGGTGAATCAGAGACATCAGCCCAGCTCATTATTAAAATAGTTAGATTAGTCAACTACTGAAGGCCCTGTGGGTCTATACTGCAACTACTGTTAAGATAACCTAGCTTCCACCATGACTTGAAGTGTAGTACAACAATTCTGCCAGTCTAGAAATACTGGTTCAGTTTGAGTGTGCACCTGTGTGTGTTCGAAAAGTATATAGActgcttgactttttccacattttgttacgttacagtcttatacTAAATTGTATTACATAGTTTttattcatcaatctacacacaatacacaatgacataatgacaaagcaatgacataatgacaaagcaaaaacttttgcaaatgtattaaaaataaaaaacggaaatatgacaattcagaccctttactcagtactttgttgaagcaccactggcagcgattacagcctcaatttTTCTTGGGGGTggctctacaagcttggcacacctgtatttgtggagtttctcccattcttctctgcagatcctctcaagcgctgaCAGGTTGGATCGGGAacaatgcttggcattcaggccaaagaattcaaccttggttgtccttctggaagattctcccatctccacagaggaactctgaagctctgtcagagtgaccattgggttcttggttacctccatgaccaaggcacttctcccccgattgctcagtttggcttgacagccagctctaggatgagtcttggtgtttccaaacttcttccatttaagaatgatggaggctcttggggatcttcaatgctgcaaacattttttggtacccttcaccagatctatctcggagctctacggacaattccttcgacctgacTTGGTTTGTACTCTGACAtgcaactgttggaccttatagAGAGATGtgtgcccaatcaattgaatttaccacaggtggactccaatcaagttgtagaaacagctcaacgatgatcaatggaaacaggatgcacctgagctcaattttctCTTCTCATGAAACTATGTAATATttagtttttttaatgtattatttcttacattgttaccccaggaaatcttaagtcttattacatacagccgggaagaactattggatttAAGCGCATAatcaacattacgaccaggaatatgactttcctgaagcggatcctctgtttggaccaccacccaggacaatgaaTCTAATTCCAGTAGTCGACCAAAAACAACGAAGTCGCAGAAGGGGCTGACGAGGCGGCCACCTGACCAGGCTCCGTAGACGTGCACATCgcccaccgctcccgagtatatTACAAGCCAATGTCCAGTcccttgacaacaaggtagacaaaattaTAGGGTtgtcttccagagagacatcagagattgcaacacggctctctcgggatatgttgtcggaatTGGTTCAGCCACCAGGCTTCTGCATACATCGCGCTGACAGAGATAAACATCTCTCTGGGAAGAGGTAGGGTGGGGGTGTGTGCTTTAGGATTAAGGAATCATGGTGTTAtcaaaacaacatacaggaactcaagtccttctgctcaccctgtcaggatgtgtatgaaggcgaagtcaggtgcaggagagcagagtatgATTAAATAAAGCACACTTTATTATAGTTCCAAACAGGGagcacaacaaaacaaacacGCTCAAAAAAAGGAACAATATAGTAAAGCGCTTAACGAACATCACTTGACatgaaaacaattacacacaaaacatgttgggaaacagagggttaaatatgaaaaccaggtgtgtatgaaaacaagacaagacaaatggatatatgaaaaatGGAGCAGCGATGGATTGAAAGCCGGTGACGTTAATCGCCGAACgcagcccgaacaaggagaggaacctacttcggcggaagttgtgacacACCCgatctagaattccttacaatcaaatgccggccattttacctaccaagagaattctcgtcagttatagtcacagctgtgtacattccccctcaagcagacaccaagaaggccatcaaggaacttcactggattATATGCGAACTGaaaaccatacatcctgaggctgcatttattgtagctggggattttaaaatAGACAGCCCTAAACCTCATGTGTGTGGAATCATACATTGCCCAATCTGTAAAAGAAAAAGCAGAaaagcagagatgctgaagtGGTTCAAGAAGTGCCACACAAGTGTTATATTCAGCCCTTGGCTGAAGATGAACATTCAGAGAAATATGTGTTTTATGATTTTGAGACTAATCATCAATCAGAGGTTCATTTGACTATTTTTGTATCTACCATGACTTTCAAGGGTGAAAAGTGATCGGCAGAGGGTATAGAGTTTCAGAGGCCGCGTAAATCGAACAGATAACCCCATAGCTGTTGTCGTGTCTTTAGTTATGCCGGATTAATTAATATGACATGCTATTGTAACGCTCGTCCTCTTCTTCTAACGAGAAGTAAGAGATAtcggaccaatttgcagcgtggtaagtgtccattttaatatgtacaactgaacactacaaaacacaaaataacaaagtgaaagaacgaaacaaacgaaacagtcccgtgtggcacaaacactaacacggaaaataatcacccacaactcaaaagtgaaaccaggctaccgaagtatggttctcaatcaggaacaacgattgacagctgcctctgattgagaaccataccaggccaaacacagaaacccaaaacatagaaaaaggaacatagacaaccaacccaactcacgccctgtccatactaaacaaagacataacaaaagaactaaggtcagaacgtgacagctattctataaaatcctttctctgtaattaatattacctgattgagctaatcatgtaaatgtaattaactagagagtcggggcaccacaaaataatatttatagatcttacgaataaactcttaaagacctagtaatattttacatcaatagcagtcaatattaatcgtcacctaatttcagtctcatctgaaagttgtaaattcttgatcacgaaccctggctaacaagttgaatcagcaatacaaaattgggtttaattatttatttactaaatacctaactaatcacacagaattacatatacacagaatgaacCATACATTGATTtcaaatgacgtcataaaggaaaacttAACCTGGCGGACGGAGCAGAtttgacagctggttacacaaaggaagGTGGGTTGGGTTAGAGTGAAAGAGCGgaaagactgaggaacaaagggagaagatgtgctatcgtaaatacaatatcctatgcattctaaattaccggccATTTGGAAAagaaaaatgcaataaatatttactctgagctgcgcttcaatagGTTGGTCATAGATGGATGGCCGTGTTGCACAACAgtgtcctttgtcctttgaagagtgTCTCTGGTGGTGAACGGGAAACGTTGTAGTGTTGTCATTTggtggtagatgggatactctgtctgtcctctcctagccCACATTTACAGCG is from Oncorhynchus gorbuscha isolate QuinsamMale2020 ecotype Even-year linkage group LG19, OgorEven_v1.0, whole genome shotgun sequence and encodes:
- the LOC124005760 gene encoding carcinoembryonic antigen-related cell adhesion molecule 20-like encodes the protein MAFYLKTFYTVLVLTLTGGLDPTSVSAASPNPSGPNLTGLSYVGRVRDGYETTFTCTSNCIPGCTYTWLLKGRTFNGSELTWTPDGLDRIVELQCTAVNTESGSSKSITTILEVKSSVSVRLNPQLSLPILNQSFSLDCNGSFPGLPVLWYKDGQVVAPDARINLLEHNTSLHFNSLLPSDGGFYQCEVTMANMAESKVISLGYLLNFDHWSVSISGPDTVFPGREYTFTCQVNCTVDLDCSIRWPLRGGILTSAYFSVRKNILKWIPSVPGTVQNFTCVVENTAAGRSAEASKTVKVTGPTVSGSETVRLSGVLGLVLCMGLLFLLDP